One genomic segment of Falco biarmicus isolate bFalBia1 chromosome 15, bFalBia1.pri, whole genome shotgun sequence includes these proteins:
- the CARMIL2 gene encoding capping protein, Arp2/3 and myosin-I linker protein 2 isoform X4 — translation MAAAPGGIPTELQESITTFLGTKKVLLVMSIQLQVKSKYDDYILVLTPWRAYVLLVMLPVRIHSTFSFLEVREMTVREPSLVVIETDAASYAFRFMSFDDLEQVVIHVTMSLKKVFPDSSPGTLLRNSPPNLYERIRQITDSLEEMLQSSPGPCGGFSETYAALCDYNGFAFREEIQWDVDNIYHSQDCREFNLLDFSHLESRDVALSVAALSFNLWFTKVSCKDFRLNQEISEQLLYMLSKSVTLEELVLENSGVKADFAQRMAQALSNHPDSVLHTINLAGNQLEDRGIIAFSQYVKKSPKGLQSLSLARTTLTARGISTLCRALTDNKAIGSSLRHLDLSGNPGTLAGGDISNLQSLLRRCRSLCHLSLAGTDCPLDAIFGALVHGCHTSLVHLDLSKNVYSHKRVKTISPDIKEFFGQACALSHVSLAGTKLPADAVRALLQGLADNSHISDLHLDLSNCELRSAGAQVIQDLIPDASSISDLDLSDNGFDPDMVTLVLSIGRSKSIRHISLGKNFNIKSKEGLLDVLHRIVQLTQEDDCPLQSLSVAESRLKLGTNVLLSALGSNTSLIALDISGNAMGDTGAKMLAKALQINTKLRTVVWDRNNTTAHGLLEVAQALERNYTLKSMPLPMSDVVQAYRSNPEKTEEAVHKLQSCLTRNQLRRTLPTQTFRLQQGILTTSSEQMVNEICLSVQKHVDILSACPGREAEADILCAEEAIRNANLSISILPLLYEAGNTPYQNGKLQHKLECLTEEALQTCSREIQAIMQAVLDTAHSLCPAVVQKSGVRDQLVNAMSERIHLQDHLNLSTVLDQMVTDVFSKLNEIKLSVTAAMADCIVDVVLGDLTIAQCKLVESLPRQGLDLPALLPELAEDDAAAPARGRNPPDLAAEEYKMALRRKNKNFRSIRPTPTVRSVSELEPAGREASGLRAHRAPPSLSLAAPPARPARTKDAEPASRPPPAAPALMDLPTAGQRLEHCTKARPRPNRRHRQPPRKPNVQPVACENSEDRSITRVDEGLEDFFAKRLITEELPPTAPETCPGSAPLATSGSHTLKKKIGNFFAFKKPKSSRGSRCEKEPEGGPAVPRSRRSMLSDILRAPSKAGEAGKPLSKSEEGGLAAKPRAEPEHCQTPDSARRIRPKYSREGKSQSLILLSGEDEDALGIRHDKKRHLEKSEGELPGSFEQCVQVMLHRIGVTKGPAAEGKKQQSKDSEIKKAGSDGDIVDSSADSPPSLKARTHSVSTDAPFRSPATAMEPGGGTAEHRPAWKALGWQLPTEPLGTSSDQPRCPLLLAEPGGLPEPGGRQGWSSSLPRPGRSTAAVLPRRVSHGGEVGAGSALATPPDTEGGRGAAGPPPRRHNRPPPVAFPDNRLMPRLVAPRGTSRRAVSVHEEQLREPECLAALGMGTIPLRLRRSPVLRRRTKHNSLPEPEGKPGLSAHAAGATPQDWPCARLEEPEAGAETDGERLQALAQTVANAQGSAAVDQRHPVPGWGEPALGQ, via the exons ATGGCTGCAGCCCCCGGAGGGATTCCCACTGAGCTGCAAG AGAGCATCACCACCTTCCTGGGGACAAAGAAGGTTCTCCTGGTGATGAGCATCCAGCTGCAGGTGAAATCCAAGTATGATGACTATATCTTG GTGCTGACGCCCTGGCGAGCCTATgtgctgctggtgatgctgcCGGTGAGG ATTCACAGCACCTTCAGCTTCCTGGAGGTGAGGGAGATGACAGTGCGAGAGCCCAGCTTG GTTGTCATAGAAACAGATGCAGCATCTTACGCCTTCCGGTTCATGTCCTTTGATGATTTGGAGCAAGTTGTCATCCATGTCACCATGTCACTTAAGAAGGTCTTTCCAGACTCATCTCCTGG GACGCTGCTCAGGAACTCCCCGCCCAACTTGTACGAGAGGATCCGGCAGATCACGGACTCGCTGGAGgagatgctgcagagcagccctgggccCTGCG GGGGGTTTTCGGAGACCTACGCTGCTTTATGTGACTACAACGGCTTCGCCTTCCGTGAGGAGATCCAGTGG GATGTGGACAACATCTACCACAGCCAGGACTGCCGTGAGTTCAACCTGCTGGACTTCAGCCACCTGGAGAGCCG AGATGTGGCGCTGAGTGTCGCTGCGCTGTCCTTCAACCTGTGGTTCACCAAGGTCTCCTGCAAGGACTTCAGGCTG AACCAAGAAATTTCGGAGCAGCTGCTCTACATGCTCAGCAAATCAGTGACGCtggaggagctggtgctggAAAACAGCGGGGTGAAAGC TGACTTTGCACAGAGGATGGCCCAGGCACTCAGCAACCACCCCGACTCTGTCTTGCACACTATCAACCTTGCTGGCAACCAGCTGGAAGACAGAG GGATCATTGCCTTCAGCCAGTACGTGAAGAAGAGTCCCAAGGGTCTGCAGAGCCTCAGCTTGGCCAGGACGACGCTCACTGCCAGAG GTATAAGCACGTTATGCAGGGCTCTCACAGATAACAAAGCCATTGGCTCCTCCCTCCGGCACTTGGATCTTTCTGGAAACCCTGGCACCCTGGCTGGCGGCGACATCAGT AACCTGCAGAGCCTCCTCCGCCGGTGCCGCTCACTCTGCCACCTCAGCCTGGCCGGCACGGACTGCCCTTTGGATGCT ATCTTTGGAGCCCTGGTCCATGGGTGCCACACCAGCCTCGTTCATCTGGATCTCTCCAAAAATGTGTACTCCCACAA GAGGGTGAAAACCATCTCCCCTGACATCAAGGAGTTTTTTGGGCAGGCCTGTGCCCTCAGCCACGTCTCCCTGGCAGGTACCAAGCTGCCAGCAGATGCTGTAAG GGCATTgttgcaggggctggcagacaACAGCCACATCAGTGACCTGCACCTGGATCTTAGCAACTGCGAG TTGAGATCAGCGGGGGCCCAAGTCATCCAGGATCTCATCCCTGATGCTAGTTCCATCAGTGACCTGGACTTGTCTGACAACG GCTTTGACCCTGACATGGTGACGCTGGTGCTTTCCATCGGCAGAAGCAAGTCCATTAGGCACATCTCTCTGGGGAAGAACTTCAACATCAAATCCAA AGAGGGGCTGTTGGATGTCCTGCACCGCATTGTCCAGCTCACCCAGGAGGATGACTGC CCTCTCCAGTCCCTGTCTGTGGCCGAATCACGCCTCAAGCTGGGAACCAACGTCCTGCTGAGTGCCCTGGGCAGTAACACCAGCCTCATTGCTCTGGACATCAGTGGCAACGCCATGGGGGACACGGGGGCCAAGATGCTAGCCAAGGCCCTGCAGATCAACACGAAGCTCAG GACTGTGGTTTGGGACAGGAACAACACAACTGCCCACGGGCTCCTGGAGGTGGCTCAGGCTTTGGAGAG gaatTACACCCTCAAGTCGATGCCTTTGCCGATGAGCGATGTGGTGCAGGCATACCGCAGCAACCCTGAGAAAACGGAGGAGGCGGTGCACAAG CTCCAGTCCTGCCTAACGAGGAACCAGCTGCGGCGCACGCTGCCCACGCAGACCTTccggctgcagcagggcatCCTCACCACCTCTTCTGAACAG ATGGTGAATGAGATCTGCCTGAGCGTGCAGAAGCATGTCGACATCCTCAGCGCCTGCCCAGGCAGGGAGGCGGAGGCAGACATCCTCTGTGCGGAGGAGGCCATCAGGAATGCCAACCTCTCCATCAGC ATCCTGCCCCTCTTGTACGAAGCAGGAAACACCCCATACCAGAATGGCAAGCTGCAGCACAAGCTGGAGTGTCTCACAGAGGAAGCATTGCAGACCTGCAGCCGGGAAATCCAG GCGATcatgcaggcagtgctggacACAGCGCACAGCCTGTGCCCAGCTGTGGTGCAGAAGAGCGGGGTGAGGGACCAGCTGGTCAATGCCATGTCCGAGCGGATTCACCTCCAGGACCACCTCAACCTCAGCACTGTCCTGGACCAGATGGTCACTGATGTCTTCAGCAAGCTGAA CGAAATCAAGTTGTCCGTCACAGCTGCCATGGCTGACTGCATCGTGGATGTCGTGCTGGGAGACCTAACCATTGCCCAGTGCAAACTG GTGGAGAGCCTCCCCAGGCAGGGGCTCGACCTCCCGGCGCTGCTGCCGGAGCTGGCTGAGGATGATGCCGCTGCACCAGCGAGGGGCAGGAATCCTCCGGACCTCGCCGCGGAGGAG TACAAGATGGCCCTGCggaggaaaaataagaatttcagGAGCATTCGGCCCACGCCAACTGTGAGAA GTGTCTCGGAGCTGGAGCCGGCGGGCCGGGAGGCGAGCGGGCTGCGGGCGCACCGGGCGCCGCCGTCACTCAGCCTCGCCGCGCCGCCGGCACGCCCTGCCCGCACAAAGGATGCGGAGCCTGcgagccgcccgccgcccgccgcgcccgcgcTCATGGACCTGCCGACCGCCGGCCAGCGGCTGGAGCACTGCACCAaggcccggccccggcccaaCCGCCGCCACCGGCAGCCGCCCCGCAAGCCCAAT GTGCAGCCCGTGGCCTGCGAGAACAGTGAGGACAGGAGCATCACCCGCGTGGATGAGGGGCTGGAGGACTTCTTTGCCAAGAGGCTCATCACAGAGGAACTGCC ccccactgctccGGAGACCTGCCCGGGATCAGCCCCTCTGGCCACCTCTGGCTCCCACACCCTCAAGAAGAAAATCGGgaatttttttgccttcaagAAACCCAAATCCAGCCGGGGCTCAAGGTGTGAGAAGGAGCCCGAGGGTGGAcctgctgtccccaggagcAGGCGCTCGATGCTCAGTGACATTTTACGAGCCCCTAGCAAGGCGGGCGAGGCGGGCAAGCCGCTGAGTAAATCGGAGGAGGGAGGACTCGCTGCCAAGCCGCGGGCAGAGCCTGAGCACTGCCAGACCCCCGACTCTGCCCGCAGGATCCGGCCCAAGTACTCACGGGAGGGCAAATCCCAGTCACTCATATTGCTGTCCGGGGAGGATGAGGATGCGCTGGGCATCAGGCATGACAAA AAAAGGCACCTGGAGAAGAGCGAGGGGGAGCTGCCCGGCTCCTTCGAGCAGTGTGTGCAGGTCATGCTCCACCGCATCGGCGTCACCAAGGGCCCAGCCGCTGAGGGCAAGAAGCAGCAG AGCAAAGACAGCGAGATCAAGAAAGCTGGCTCAGATG GGGATATTGTGGACAGCTCTGCAGActctcccccctccctgaaGGCTCGCACACACTCCGTATCCACAG ATGCACCCTTCCGCAGCCCAGCCACCGCGATGGAGCCCGGTGGTGGCACGGCTGAGCACCGGCCAGCCTGGAaagccctgggctggcagctgcccacCGAGCCGCTGGGCACCAGCTCCGaccagccccgctgccccctccTCCTGGCCGAGCCCGGCGGGCTGCCGGAGCCAGGGGGccggcagggctggagcagcagcctgccGCGGCCAGGGAGAAGCACAGCGGCAGTGCTGCCACGAAGGGTCAGCCatggtggggaggtgggtgctggcagcgCCCTGGCCACCCCGCCTGATACCGAAG GAGGCCGGGGTGCTGCAGGCCCCCCACCCCGACGGCACAACCGCCCCCCCCCCGTTGCTTTTCCAGACAACCGGCTGATGCCACGGCTGGTGGCACCACGAGGGACCAGCCGCAGAGCTGTGTCTGTCCACGAGGAGCAGCTCAGGGAGCCCGAGTGCCTGGCAGCGCTGGGAA TGGGCACCATCCCCCTGCGCCTGCGACGGTCGCCTGTGCTCAGGCGGAGGACCAAGCACAACTCCCTCCCTGAGCCAGAGGGTAAGCCCGGACTGTCTGCCCATGCTGCAG GTGCCACACCGCAGGACTggccctgtgccaggctggaggagccggaggctggagcagagacCGATGGCGAGCGGCTGCAAGCCCTGGCACAAACTGTTGCAAATGCACAAGGCTCAGCAGCCGTAGACCAAAGACACCcggtgccaggctggggggagccagccctggggcagtgA